From Periophthalmus magnuspinnatus isolate fPerMag1 chromosome 6, fPerMag1.2.pri, whole genome shotgun sequence:
gcagacgatctcgcaccaacaaatcctgtttttgttaagttaaaactagtaaaaTTATCTGATCTTGTTGATTTGTGAACAGTCGTAATGACGTATAAGGAAGATAATCATAAGCTCCtctttgtttacagatgttactCGAACAGAAAGAGTCAATATCATCTTAAACGAACAGATATATTCCAAAAAAttaagactagaaccagtaaaaacgtcattgtatttgtgtttcaggggttagtgtgtggaacaaactggatgataaattaaaaagctcctacacaaaagcagcatttaaaaagaggtacaTGACTTTTTGAACATTACAGGAGTGATTCATGTAAAATgttgtagtttgtagtttttcttttgttacatattgACTCATttgtgcgttattattaaatattaaatagtgTTAGgcattttaagtcatttttacttcagcctaaacacTTTGAGTCATGATAAATGTCacgtacaaccttatacaagttgaataatgtttgattttgaatgtaataaccagataaaatgaatactaatatatatctatctatctaatgtcttctgtttatatataaaatgtcgtagtaaatattaaaaaataaaaacactgaatgagagggcgtgtccaaacttttgacgaGTGTAGTAGgtttatggaattatgtaaagaaaaaagtgaaataagtcGACTAAATGTTTTCCTACAAAGCAAAGCGCGGCTACTTTGAaggtttaaatataaaatagtagtaaaaataaaataaaaacactgaatgagagggcgtgtccaaacttctgaccGGTGTGTAATTTAAAATCCATTGGCAAATTAACATCTTAAAGTGAGTTTTGTTCCACGTGAGCTGTAAAACTCTCCCTCCACACAAACTCTCAGCCGTGGTTCTTCTCTACATGTCCGTCTTTTTTCTTGAAAACTTCAAATTTGTACCGTATCCCGTTTTCCTCTTGAATTTCACTTGGCACGCCATCGAATCTTGTTTTGAAAGAAGCACAAATACGTCATTATTCACAGtagaaacatgaatgaaaaacagAGAGACTGATTCTTACTTGTcctgcagctgaaaaacactTTTGTCAAACTCTGGGAAGAAAACGTCACAGTCAAACGCCGCCATGACGTTGGTCAGAAAGATGAGGTCACACCAGGGATGCATCATAGCGTCCTGAGGAGAGCAGACGTCTGTGTTatgtacaatacaaaataaCCCGGAACAagcgaaatctgtgaagtatcatctttattttttacattattctctctgtttttgtctgtaaaacccctcaccacacactttatacacttttctcacacaggcgttaacattttctcacatttctctctcgtttaaactctctcaaagttcaaaccttcgtcggcgtctttgttggtgcagaacgtttcatcgacattgtgggttttgtcggggagaaaacaaattgcaaacgtacagcacttcagagtcacactgcgatcaaacgtttatgtgaatttgtctgaacacattctgtactggacaggagacacggcacggaggagactgatggacaatcaggacgcacgacacaatggtctacagtccaacagccaatcaggacgcacgacacaatggtctacagtccaacagccaatcaggacgcagaacacaatggtctagagtccaacagccaatcaggacgcacgacacaatggtctacagtccaacagccaatcaggacgcacgacacaatggtctacagtccaacagccaatcaggacgcacgacacaatggtctacagtccaacagccaatcaggacgcacgacacaatggtctacagtccaacagccaatcaggacgcacaacacaatgcacgttcatacactggaaaaaaatctgcgagacgacgaaaggtgaaccacgatatagtgagggacgacTGTACACAGTGACTCACAGGGCCATTTTCATACTCTACTCTTCTTCTACTGTATGATTCTGAGGagagacagtggctcaggtggtagaacttttgtccactgatctgaaggtttgcaGTTCGAGTCACGCTCTCAACTTAAACATCACTGGgagagcgatcagatccactggcccacatgAACAGCTGaatcctgtcattgtgtccttgggcgagacacttaacccacctcatctgTGTACGTTGGTATCTGAatatgtgtgaatatgtgtgaataTGTGGGTAATtgcttgatataaagtgctttgagtgccttgaaatgggaaaagtgctatataaaactgtgaccatttaccgtgtgtgtgtgtgtgtgtgtgtggggtgtgtgtgtgtgtgtgtgggtgtgtgtgtgtgtgtgtcaatgttCCGCTTCATCAAAAAGCCAGTTTTCTTTCTCTAATAGACCCTAGatcacagacagagacagtcaCAACTTAAAGTCAGCTGAGGACGGCTGCGGCTCTTGTGATCTTGATGGGGTCAGAGGAAAGTGATGAATAATTGTTTTGTATTGAGCGAATCAGCCTCTGCCTTCATGTTAAAAATACAGCCTGTCTGATTCATCTGGATTAATGGGAGGTAATTGTTATGGAAAATAAGTGTTGTCCTAATGAGTCCTGGAGTTTTAAAGAGCGACTTGAATACACAACACTGCACGTTGGTATTGTCCAATCTGACCTCGCTTCTTCACGGGGAGATTAAATATGAGCTAAGAAGGACAGACTGGAGACGAGCTGGACGAGATAAACTGAGACGTGTATAACAGAATGAAACTGATCATGTTGAAGAAGGACACTTTGCATTGAAAAAGTGTcgcttttctctgtctctgctgcttcagactcgtcattctggtcttaaatgttcagattaaccctctacatgatcctggggtttttatttcactattgtgtctgtaaatcagagtcaggactaaaccaggacgaaagcaggactaaaccgggacgaaaccgggactaaagcaggactaaaccaggactaaactgggactaaaccgggacgaaacaAAGACGAAACCAGggttaaagcaggattaaagcaggactaaaccggaactaaaccgggactaaaccaggatgaaagtAGGAcgaaagcaagactaaagcaggactaaagcaggactaaaccgggactaaactgggattaaaccgggacgaaagcaggactaaagcaggactaaagcaggactaaaccgggactaaactgggattaaacagggacgaaagcaggactaaagcaggactaaaccgggactaaactgggattaaaccgggacgaaagcaggactaaagcaggactaaagcaggactaaaccgggactaaactgggattaaaccaggactaaaccgggactaaaccgggactaaaccgggattaaagcaggactaaagcgggactaaaccgggactaaaccgggattaaagcaggacgaaaccgggactaaagcaggactaaaccgggactaaaccgggactaaaccgggactaaaccgggactaaaccgggacgaaaccgggacgaaaccgggacgaaaccgggacgaaaccgggacgaaaccgggacgaaacctgttgaatcagtgtttcagttttgttcagtttaaacccctctctctctctctctctctctctctctctctctctctctctgctgtgactgaaaggggtttattctgcacttttctcctttaatgttcagttttttgatgattatttctgattatttatgttttgatttgttgtattgtgagtttaatgtctttcttatcctgtaaatcactttaaatcactttgcgtatgaactgtgctgtacaaataaacatgtCTTGTCTACTACAGAACGAGACACACGAGTTGGTACCTTATAAACCCGAGTGCCTCCTACAACCCAGATGGTCTCCACGATGTCACTGAGCGGAGGCTGCGAGGCCAGGAGCACAGCGCTCTCAAAATCCGTACACAGAAAGTGGGCGTGTTTTGGAGCCGATCTGTGCGAACGTGCAAGAAAaagttaaaggtaaaaggttaaaAGCTAcagtatatgacacaaaatggactattgtgagcttgaatccatgttataacgctcaaaaacagacctggagttgtgttttgtttaattttttcattagtctgtctacatctgcaaagctcaaaacgcttagttccaccttgtgatgtcacgaagtggtagtttttcaagttaactcctcctccttttacctttagttcagctgAGATTGGCAACTTTTAttagattctagtgaaggcgtatggagtttaaaaacacagtggaggttTGTTTtacgtttgagagaagaactcagtgtaaatctgcaggttttgtgagttaaacatgtgaatgaaacaaaaaaaaaatacaactccaggtctgtttatgacgaggaaacattataatatagatcagaacgCCGCTTACTCCAGTGTGTTACTCAGCACCACGTGGAGAGTATTGGCCACTGGGAACATGTCTTCTGGACTGGAAAACCAACAGCGCTTTCCCCAAATCAACATGTTCTTTTTGCCtacaagaagaaaacaaaacaaaatgctctTTAGTTTAGTGTAGTAATAACTTCAGAAGTAGCAGAGGCGTACCTGGTTCAGAAACTCCAGTGATGTTTTTGAGAAAGTACTGGAATTCTGACCTGAAAACAGACATATTATATTTAAACCGAAAGGGATTTTTTTATCTTCACATCGCGTTAAAGAGATACAACCTTCAGACTCTactttaaccctctggtgcacagcggtcactgcagtggacagctactaaaacataactttctctttaatgcattggtttaaatgtgctctctgctgccacactccattgaggtcaattcagtggtcagtccgtgtaactgcaagtaaatgtcCTCTGGTTTTCTCATTCAGGCCTAAACGTTGCacctaaacagtgttgaaatttcccaaaaagTTGTTCAAAtgattttcaaagcataaaaagaaacatctgtttgtatatttacaattgAACACaggttaattcatttttacaggcagttcacaatgtttcatgtcctgagaagaataaaaacacagaaaaaaaatcttgaccaaggctttcataatcCATGCATCAGAGGTTTAAACGTTTAGATTCTTTCACTCGGTCGTTTGTTTCATAACAGACGATGAATTTAAACCCAACACTGTTCGCTCTATGGAAAAGTAGTTTGTCCATCGCTgtgtcagaagaacaacactgtataaaatgtatttataagggactacgatGATAAACTGCCtaaatatctcacttgtttgttgaactttgatacgggaacttttaatacaagatctcatgactgtctgtgtctaaaaactaaaatagGAAAAGGAAATAGATTGGTTCCACTGTAATCTGGAGATAAACGTTTATCCTCACACCGGctcatgtttaatgttttaaaaggaCGTATCCAGGTAttagtttggtttgtttttgtttgtattgtatttaactCTCACTAGGATCTCCCTGTACACATAGATAAacatgaaaattaaaaaaaactagacAAGCCTGTTCCGTTTTACTCTTACCTAAACCTGTTTCACTGTAGGTTTTGCAATGCGTCTGTGTCACTGTAGTCCTACCTGAACAAGAACATCTGCCTCTCCCTTTTAGAAGCACCATCTTGAATATAATCACATAAACTGTCCTGTAAAAAAAACTTATTCTCCCTCATGGTCCTGTCAAGTATCACATCAAACCCGCTACGTACGTTTGCGTAATCATTTTCTCCTCGTTCGACGCAAAGCCAATTTATGTTTGTAACTTACGCAAATCATCAATAATTCACAACTTCAAACCAGGAGTTCTCCCTAAATTCTATAAGCCCGTTTTTGATCTGCGTAACAATCCAACAGATGTGTAATAATCCACAGATCTGCGTAACAACCATGCAGCAGTGGTCATATGTCACACTAAAGGAAGATAACGGCTCTATTCTGGTCCTTTGGTTGTCTGTTTTCTGTAGTCGCTCTCGTCTCTGTAATGTGTGACCCTCAGTCTGTGACCTTTTTTtgactttgctttaaatttcttaccTATAGAATGTTTAACCCCCAAACTTCTAGTATAAAAAACCCTGGTACAATCTCACCCTGTCAGACTCTGCTCCAGATCctactagactctgcactagactctacaagactctgcactagactctacaagactctgcactagactctactctagactctacactagactctacaagactctgcactagactctacaagactctgcactagactctactctagactctacactagactctacaagactctgcactagactctacaagactctgcactaaactctactctagactctgcactagactctacaagactctgcactagactctactctagaatctgcactagactctgcactagactctactctagactctacactagactctacactagactctacaagactctgcactagactctacaagACTGCACTAAACTCTactctagactctgcactagactctacaagactctgcactagactctactctagactctgcactagactctgcactagactctactctagactctgcactagactctactctagactctgcactagactctgcactagactctgcactagactctactctagactctgcactagactctactctagactctgcactagactctgcactagactctgcactagactctactctagactctactctagactctgcactagactctactctagactctgcactagactctgcactagactctgcactagactctactctagactctgcactagactctgcactagactctgcactagactctgcactagactctacaagactctactctagactctacactagactctgcactagactctactctagactctactctagactctacactagactctgctctagactctactctagactctacactagactctactctagactctactctagactctgcactagactctactctagactctacactagactctactctagactctacactagactctacactagactctacaagactctactctagactctacactagactctgctctagactctactctagactctacactagactctactctagactctactctagactctgcactagactctactctagactctacactagactctactctagactctacactagactctactctagactctacactagactctgcactagactctacaagactctactctagactctacactagactctgcactagactctacaagactctactctagactctacactagactctgcactagactctactctagactctactctagactctactctagactctgcactagactctactctagactctacactagactctactctagactctacactagactctactctctagactctacactagactctactctagactctacactagactctactctagactctacactagactctgcactagactctactctagactctacactagactctactctagactctactctagactctgcactagactctacactagactctacactagactctactctagactctacactagactctactctagactctacactagactctacactagactctacactagactctactctagactctactctagactctgcactagactctacactagactctactctctagactctacactagactctactctctagactctacactagactctacactagactctactctagactctacactagactctactctagactctacactagactctacactagactctacactagactctacactagactctacactagactctactctagactctacactagactctacactagactctacactagactctactctagactctactctagactctgcactagactctacactagactctactctagactctacactagactctacactagactctacactagactctacaagACTCTACTCTAGACTCTGCTCTAGACTCTACAAGACTCTACTCTAGACTCTGCTCTAGACTCTACAAGACTCTGCTCTAGACTCTgctctagactctacactagactctgctctagactctgcactagactctgcactagactctgcactagactctgctctagactctactctagactctacactagactctgctctagactctgcactagactctgcactagactctgctctagactctactctagactctacactagactctgctctagactctgcactagactctgcactagactctgcactagactctgctctagactctacactagactctacactagactctacactagactctactctagactctacactagactctacactagactctgcactagactctacactagactctgctctagactctactctagactctacactagactctacactagactctacactagactctactctagactctacactagactctacactagactctgcactagactctacactagactctactcTAGACTCTACTCTAGACTCTACATCTCACTGTACCTACTCACTTAACTCCGTTTTGAATTTTGCTGAGCACTGCCTTTAACTCGACTGTATCGCTGTGACCAACAATAAACATCCACAGAACGATCCTcgagcctctgcgcctgttctccAAGCAACAGAATCT
This genomic window contains:
- the zgc:153031 gene encoding zgc:153031 codes for the protein METEKAQERKPVRLIAAACHGLGIGKDGTLPWNLPSEFQYFLKNITGVSEPGKKNMLIWGKRCWFSSPEDMFPVANTLHVVLSNTLESAPKHAHFLCTDFESAVLLASQPPLSDIVETIWVVGGTRVYKDAMMHPWCDLIFLTNVMAAFDCDVFFPEFDKSVFQLQDKFDGVPSEIQEENGIRYKFEVFKKKDGHVEKNHG